One region of Corvus moneduloides isolate bCorMon1 chromosome 15, bCorMon1.pri, whole genome shotgun sequence genomic DNA includes:
- the CDC23 gene encoding cell division cycle protein 23 homolog — protein MAAAAAMVAAAGGGDFSDLREIKKQLLSVAERSRERGLQHSGKWAAELAFALEPLPLSELPPPPVLTEEDARDLDAYTLAKSYFDLKEYDRAAYFLRGCKSQKAYFLYMYSRYLSGEKKKDDETVDSLGPLEKGQVKNEALRELRVELSKKHKAQELDGFGLYLYGVVLRKLDLVKEAIDVFVEAAHVLPLHWGAWLELCNLITDKEMLKFLSLPDTWMKEFFLAHIYTELQLIEEALQKYQSLIDAGFSKSTYIISQIAVAYHNIRDIDKALSIFNELRKQDPYRIENMDTFSNLLYVRSMKPELSYLAHNLCEIDKYRVETCCVIGNYYSLRSQHEKAALYFQRALKLNPRYLGAWTLMGHEYMEMKNTSAAIQAYRHAIEVNKRDYRAWYGLGQTYEILKMPFYCLYYYRRAHQLRPNDSRMLVALGECYEKLNQLVEAKKCYWRAYAVGDVEKMALVKLAKLHEQLNESEQAAQCYIKYIQDIYSCGEVVEHLEVSTAFRYLAQYYFKCKLWDEASACAQKCCAFNDTREEGKALLRQILQLRNQGETSSTDVAAPFFLPASLSANNTPTRRVSPLNLSSVTP, from the exons GGCTGCTGAACTTGCATTCGCCCTGGAGCCACTGCCGTTGAGCGAGCTGCCGCCTCCCCCCGTGCTCACCGAG gaggaTGCTCGTGATCTGGATGCCTACACGTTGGCCAAGTCTTACTTTGATCTCAAGGAATATGACCGGGCTGCCTACTTTTTACGGGGCTGCAAGAGCCAGAAAGCTTACTTCTTGTACATGTACTCCAGATACCTG tcaggggaaaagaagaaggatGATGAGACAGTTGATAGTTTGG GACCTCTGGAAAAAGGACAAGTGAAAAATGAAGCTTTACGAGAATTGAGAGTTGAGCTCAGCAAGAAACACAAGGCACAGGAACTGGATGGATTTGGCCTTTATCT ATACGGTGTTGTGCTGCGGAAGCTGGACCTGGTGAAAGAAGCAATAGATGTGTTTGTTGAAGCTGCTCATGTCCTGCCTTTGCATTGGGGAGCCTGGCTGGAACTTTGCAACTTGATTACAGATAAAGAGATG TTGAAGTTCCTGTCCTTGCCAGATACATGGATGAAAGAGTTCTTTCTTGCACACATTTatacagagctgcagctgataGAGGAAGCTCTGCAGAAGTATCAGAGTCTCATTGATGCAGGATTTTCCAAAAGCACTTACATCATCTCTCAGATTGCAGTTGCTTACCACAATATAAGAG ATATTGACAAAGCCTTGTCCATCTTTAATGAGCTGAGGAAACAAGATCCCTACAGGATAGAAAACATGGACACTTTCTCCAACTTGCTCTATGTAAGG AGCATGAAGCCTGAGTTGAGCTACCTGGCTCATAATCTCTGTGAAATAGACAAGTACCGTGTTGAGACCTGCTGTGTAATTG GAAATTATTATAGCTTGCGTTCCCAGCATGAAAAAGCAGCGCTCTATTTCCAGAGGGCCTTGAAATTGAATCCTCGTTATCTAGGAGCCTGGACACTTATGGGACATGAGTATATGGAAATGAAGAACACATCTGCAGCTATCCAGGCTTATAG GCATGCAATAGAGGTGAACAAAAGGGACTACAGAGCATGGTATGGCTTGGGGCAAACCTATGAAATCCTCAAAATGCCATTTTACTGTCTCTACTACTACCGGCGGGCCCACCAGCTCAG ACCAAATGATTCTCGTATGCTGGTTGCTCTAGGAGAATGCTATGAGAAACTCAATCAGTTGGTGGAGGCTAAAAAG TGCTATTGGAGAGCTTATGCTGTGGGAGATGTGGAGAAAATGGCACTTGTGAAACTCGCCAA GTTGCATGAACAGCTAAATGAATCTGAACAGGCAGCTCAGTGCTACATCAAATACATTCAGGATATCTATTCCTGTGGG GAGGTAGTGGAGCACCTGGAAGTCAGCACTGCATTCCGTTACCTGGCCCAGTACTACTTCAAGTGTAAGCTTTGGGATGAAGCCTCAGCATGTGCTCAGAAATGCTGTGCCTTCAATGAC AccagagaagaaggaaaggcCCTTCTGCGGCAGATCTTACAGCTTCGCAACCAAGGAGAAACATCATCCACAGATGTTGCtgctccctttttccttcctgcatccTTGTCTGCTAACAACACTCCCACACGTCGTGTTTCCCCTCTCAATCTGTCTTCTGTAACACCATGA